The following are from one region of the Meleagris gallopavo isolate NT-WF06-2002-E0010 breed Aviagen turkey brand Nicholas breeding stock chromosome 21, Turkey_5.1, whole genome shotgun sequence genome:
- the YWHAG gene encoding 14-3-3 protein gamma, with the protein PESLFSLPLLVQVTELNEPLSNEERNLLSVAYKNVVGARRSSWRVISSIEQKTSADGNEKKIEMVRAYREKIEKELEAVCQDVLSLLDNYLIKNCSETQYESKVFYLKMKGDYYRYLAEVATGEKRATVVESSEKAYSEAHEISKEHMQPTHPIRLGLALNYSVFYYEIQNAPEQACHLAKTAFDDAIAELDTLNEDSYKDSTLIMQLLRDNLTLWTSDQQDDDGGEGNN; encoded by the coding sequence CCCGagtctcttttctctcttcctctcttggTACAGGTGACAGAACTGAATGAGCCTCTGTCCAATGAAGAGAGGAACCTCCTGTCCGTCGCCTACAAGAACGTTGTGGGGGCACGGCGCTCGTCCTGGCGAGTCATCAGCAGCATCGAGCAGAAGACCTCCGCTGATGGCAATGAGAAGAAGATCGAAATGGTACGGGCCTACCGCGAGAAAATCGAGAAGGAGTTGGAAGCCGTGTGCCAGGACGTGCTGAGCCTGCTGGACAACTACCTGATCAAGAACTGCAGCGAGACGCAGTACGAGAGCAAAGTCTTCTACCTGAAGATGAAAGGGGACTATTACCGCTACCTGGCCGAGGTGGCCACCGGCGAGAAGAGGGCGACCGTGGTGGAGTCTTCGGAGAAGGCCTACAGCGAGGCTCATGAGATCAGCAAGGAGCACATGCAGCCCACCCACCCCATCCGGCTCGGCCTGGCGCTCAACTACTCTGTTTTCTACTACGAGATCCAGAACGCCCCGGAGCAGGCCTGCCACCTGGCCAAGACGGCGTTCGACGACGCCATCGCCGAGCTGGACACCCTCAACGAGGACTCCTACAAGGACTCAACGCTCATCATGCAGCTCCTCCGCGACAACCTAACGCTCTGGACAAGCGATCAGCAAGATGACGACGGTGGAGAAGGCAACAATTAG
- the HSPB1 gene encoding heat shock protein beta-1, with protein MAERRVPFTFLSSPSWEPFRDWYHGSRLFDQSFGMPHIPEDWYKWPSGSAWPGYFRLLPSESALLPAPGSPYSRALSRQLSSGISEIRQSADSWKVTLDVNHFAPEELVVKTKDNIVEITGKHEEKQDEHGFISRCFTRKYTLPPGVEATAVRSSLSPDGMLTVEAPLPKPAIQSSEITIPVTVEAKKEEPAKK; from the exons ATGGCCGAGCGCCGCGTGCCCTTCACCTTcctcagcagccccagctgggAGCCTTTCCGCGACTGGTACCATGGCAGCCGCCTCTTCGACCAGTCCTTCGGGATGCCGCACATCCCTGAGGACTGGTACAAGTGGCCCAGCGGCAGCGCCTGGCCCGGATATTTCCGTCTGCTGCCCAGCGAGAGCGCCTTGCTGCCCGCCCCTGGGTCGCCCTACAGCCGCGCGCTGAGCCGGCAGCTGAGCAGCGGCATCTCCGAGATCCGGCAGAGCGCCGACAGCTGGAAGGTCACCCTGGATGTCAACCACTTTGCTCCCGAGGAGCTGGTGGTGAAGACTAAGGATAACATCGTGGAGATCACCG GCAAGCATGAAGAGAAACAGGATGAGCACGGCTTCATCTCCAGGTGCTTCACCCGCAAATACAC cctccccCCTGGTGTGGAAGCCACAGCCGTGCGCTCCTCGCTGTCCCCCGATGGGATGCTGACAGTGGAAGCCCCGCTGCCCAAACCGGCCATCCAGTCATCTGAGATCACCATCCCTGTCACCGTCGAGGCCAAGAAGGAAGAACCAGCCAAGAAGTAG